One Helianthus annuus cultivar XRQ/B chromosome 12, HanXRQr2.0-SUNRISE, whole genome shotgun sequence genomic region harbors:
- the LOC110876824 gene encoding cucumber peeling cupredoxin-like, translating to MASLRLTFAMVTTIVVACMYFPTTLAATGYVVGGANGWSMPQKPNHYENWTKGKRFIKGDAFFWVFKEGQHFVVEVPSKEAYDACNTTASTEVDDTGQLIRYLIDVKIHYYVCKYHCSKGMKVIIDIKAS from the coding sequence ATGGCATCTTTGAGACTAACTTTTGCTATGGTTACGACCATTGTGGTCGCATGTATGTATTTTCCCACAACGTTGGCTGCAACCGGCTATGTAGTCGGTGGTGCCAATGGGTGGTCTATGCCTCAAAAACCCAACCATTATGAGAATTGGACAAAAGGAAAGAGATTCATCAAAGGTGATGCATTCTTTTGGGTGTTTAAAGAAGGACAACATTTCGTCGTAGAGGTACCATCAAAGGAGGCGTATGACGCATGCAACACCACCGCTTCTACCGAAGTTGATGATACGGGTCAACTCATTCGATACCTTATTGATGTTAAAATTCACTATTACGTTTGCAAATATCATTGTTCAAAGGGTATGAAAGTAATCA